CCAGATGCTGGCAGACTTGATAACGTCGGATGTGCGTCTGACGATTGAAAGCGCGACGCAAGCGGAAGTGTAAGCCAGGAAAGTCGCCGCCGGATGTCGCTTGCGCTTATCCGGCCTGTGGGATGAGATAACCTCGCAGGCCGGATAACATGCAGCCGCATCCGGCAGTTTTTAGATTCAGTGCAGGTAACTAAAAGCCAGCCCTAAAAACAGCACCAGCCCCACGTAGTTGTTGTTCATAAACGCTTTAAAACAGGCATCGCGTTCGCGTCCCGCAATCAAGATCTGTTGATAAACAAACAGCACGCCCGCCACCAGTACCGCAGCGTAATACGCCCAGCCCAGCCCGTTCAGCCAGCCAATAGACGCCATCAGTGCCAGCACGGCAACTTGCAAAATACCGATAATCAGCTTGTCGTAACGACCAAACAAAATCGCCGTCGATTTGATGCCAATCTTCACATCATCATCGCGATCAACCATGGCGTACTGGGTATCGTAAGCCACCGCCCACAGAATATTGGCGAAAAACATAGTCCAGCAGCTTAGCGGCACAGATTCACTGACGGCAGCAAACGCCATCGGAATTGACCAGCCAAATGCCGCGCCGAGCACCACCTGCGGCAGATGCGTGTAGCGCTTCATAAATGGATAAACCCACGCCAGCGCCAGCGCCGCCACCGACAGCAGGATGGTCATCATATTCAGCGTCAGCACCAGCGCAAAGGCCAGCAGCACCAGAACAACAAACAGCACCCGCGCTTCATTTTCCGTGACCGCGCCGCTGGGCAGCGGTCGGTTCGCCGTGCGTTTAACATGCCCGTCGAATTTGCGATCCGCGTAATCATTCACCACGCAGCCCGCCGCGCGCATCAGCCAGACGCCCGCAACAAACACCAGTAAAATCCACAGCGGCGGCACGCCAGGCGTTGCCACCCATAACGCCCACAGCGTTGGCCACAGCAGCAGCAACGCGCCAATCGGTTTGTCCGTACGCATAAGCCTGTGAAAGGCTAACAACTTAGTCTGCGTGAGACTCCACTCCATTCTATTTTCCTCTTAGTACAGCGGTGACGCAGGCAAAAACAGTTCTGTAAGCATCAAGGGTTTCCCCCCCAGACGCAGGCGGGAACGCCGTCCCCACAGCTGCTCATAACGGCCAATATCAATAAAATCACGCGTAAGCGTTGAAGAGGTAAAGAGATATCGCCCAAGCGGCGTATTGCCCAGCCGTTGCAACGCCATTTCCGGGCCGCTCAGGGTTGATTCCGGCACGACGGTGCGCCCGGCAAGCCAGGGGTCGCCATCTGCGCAAAGGATGATCTCCCGTAACCAGTAACGTGCCTCTTCCGGTAAATGCGCACGTTCAGGCGCAATCTCATCCGCCGTGACAAAGCCTTCCTGAATCAATGTGACGCTGACTTTTTTACCTTGCTGCTCAAAACGTTTGGTCATGGAATCTTCCAGCAACAGCCAGTCCAGCAGTTGCGGTTCCAGTTCGGGTATTGCGTCTACATAGCGCAGCGCACGCAATTGCGTAAGCGCAGGGTGTGACATGCCTTACTCTCCGGTACATAACGTAGCAATAGTGTATCGCAGAACAGGCAGGCTCGTGCGGGGAAACTTCAAACGGTTTTCATCAGCGCAACAGATGCGCAACAGCGCGCATCTGCGCCGGAAAAAGGGTGCGCCAGGCGACGCACCAGTTACTGCAAAATATCGGCAGTGCGGGGATGGGTTACCCCTTGCCTTTTACACTGCTGATAAAAGTGGCACGGGCGGTTTTCGACCCGAGGCGTTCAGCTTCATTCAATAATTTCAGTGCCTTATCAATATCGCCTTTGGCAGCAGCCTGTTTGATGGCCTGATTGAAATAACTCTCCGTATCATTCAGCATTGGCTCGCTTTTCGCGGCTGGCGCAGGCGCAGCAGCCGGAGCCGCTACCAGCGCAGGTTGTGCACTGTAGACCGGCGCTGCAGTGTTACCCACGGTGACCGGGCTTGGGCCGGAAGAGCCAAACAGCGGGCCGACCAGCACGCTGGAACCGCTGCTGTTTTTCACTTTCAGCGTCAGTTTCCCGTCAGTGCCGTGCTTCGCGATCGGATCAGGAATATCCGGTACCGCATTGCCGGTGCCTTTGGCATAGGCTTTTGCCGGATCGATTAATTTTGTGGTGCGTTGTAAGTCGTTGTTTGTAGTAAAGACCAGCACATAGATTTTTTGTTGTCCCAGCGCCGGCGTTAGGCGCATCACCCCTTCCAGGCGATCGGCGCTCATCACACCGGGTTCCTGGTAGGTAAAGTATTCGCTGGGGAAATAGGCTGAAGGCGTCATGTTCTGATCAAGAATCAGCACGTTCGGCGCAAATACGCTGGTTTGCTTATCCACTTCGCTGGTTAACGTCAGCGTCAATTCGCCGATATTCGCCGGTACGCTCCACGCCGCAACCGGGCCGCTAATACCTGGCACATCGAGGCGTTGACCGCCGGTTGACAGTTGCGTGGACTGTGTTTTCGATTGATCGACCGGCGTCCAGGTCAGTTGCTGTAATGCCGATGCCGGAATTGACGGCGCGGCAGTGGTGTTTTGCGGGACAAAATTGACATCAGCGAAGCTAACCCCGGGAGCGCCCGCCAGTAAACCGGCGGTCAGGCACAGGGCGACGAGACTTTTTTTCATTTTCATTGTTATCACCTTTTCTGCACGGGAACAGCGAACGCCAGGCAATAGCGCGCTGACCCAAGGGTTGAGGGGCTTGCGCCCCTCTTTTGGTCATTACGTCAGGTTAAGCGTGGATTACCACCAGATTTCCATCTGTGCGCCGAAGCTCCACTCATCGTTGTCGCCACGGCTGGTGGTGGTGAAACCAGAGTCGTTCGAAGCAGCGAAGCGCGTTACAGAATCACCGTTTTTGATGTAGCCCCATTTTTCATCCCATTTCGCATAGGTAGCGAAAATACGGATTGCCGGACGAGACCAGATGCTGTCGCCTGCCTGCCATTGCTGTGCAAGGGTGATTTTGTACTGGCCGTTTCTGTCGCCAGTCTGCTGGGATTTCACGTTGTCGTAGCCCACTTCCAGCAGGGTGCTCATGATTGGCGTCCATTTGTACATTGGACGAACGCCCACGGTCCACCAGTCGGTGCCGAGTTTAGAATCGAGATCCTGTTTCTGGTACATACCGACATACATCAGGTCCCATTTATCACTCAGCGTGATTGCACCGTGATCCAGCACGCGCCACAATTTGCCGTCGTTGTTACCACCGACGAAATCGTCAAAGCTGCCGGATTGGTAAGTCCCTTGCGGAACACCTTTACCCTGCGTGGTCATGGCATCGGTCGCGTACTGCAGAACAAACTTGTTGTAGCCTTTCAGCATGCTCTGAGTATGTTCAGCAGTGAACATCCAGCCATCTTTCGAATTGTCGCTGTTCACATAGCGATAATTGTCGGTTTTGTTTGAACGACCGTAATCGAAGCCCAGTTCCAGCATGCCGTCCGGGTTAGTCTGCAGACCAGCTAAACGCACGTCGAAGACATCGTTAGCGGTATCTTTAACCACGTCATAAACACCCGGGCTGCTGAAGGTGACAGAACCGCCCGCTTCAGAAGAACGGGTTGCTGCCAGAGAGAGTTTACCGAAGCCAAGATCGATGTTTTCCAGACCTGCGCCCGGGCCGGAGATATCCCAGTAGTAGAAGTCGATCATGTGCACATCATGACGCTGGTAGAAGCGTTTACCGGCCCAAATGGTGGCGCCTGGCAGCGCGTCGATCAGGTTTTTACCCTGCACGTTCGCTTCACGGAAGGCCGGGCTGGTGGCTTCCCAGTCATTTTGCTGTGATACGGAGTAAGCCACGTTCGTGTCGAAGTAGAAGCTCTTATCGCCCTCTTTCCACACTTCCTGGCCGAGTTTTAATTCTGCGTAGGTTTCACATTCGTTACCGAGACGGTATTTAGCACCTGCACCGGTCGCCTGGAAGCATTTTTGCTCGCCGCCGCTGCCGGTCCAGCCGATGCCGGAACGCGCGTAACCTTTGAAGTCGACGGCGCCCGCCTGCGCAGACAAAATGCCTGCGGTAATGGCGAGAGCCAGGGGTAGTTTGCGCAGAGTAATCATCATTCTATCTCCTGAGATCATTGCTTTTCTGTTTACACCTGGCCCTGAAAGGGTTGGTGTAAGTTTTTTTTGGGGTACGCTCAAACGCCTGGCTCTTTGTGTAACCGGCGGCAGGCGGTGCCATCTTCACGGAACAGATGGCAGCGCTCCGGCGGCAAGCCGATAGCGAATGTGGCACCCTCTTCTACCAGCACGACGTCAGCCTGGCGGTAGACCAGGTTCTGGCGTATTGCGGGGATCTGGATATGAATTTGTGTTTCGTGACCAAGCTGTTCTACGACCTGCACTTCCCCTTCCAGCGTGACATCGGCGATGTCGCTTGGAAGCAGATGCTCCGGGCGAATGCCCAAAGACATATTCGCGCCGACCTGCACATTGGCGCTGTCCACCGGCAGCCAAACCTGCTGGCGGTTAGGCAGCTCAACCTGCACCTGTTCAATGGCGGTGGCCGTCACTGTTACCGGCAGGAAATTCATCTTCGGCGAGCCAATAAAGCCCGCAACAAAGCGGTCAGCCGGGTAGTGATAGAGTTCCAGCGGTTTCCCGACCTGCGCCACGCGACCGGCGTCCAGCACCACAATCTTGTCGGCCAGCGTCATCGCTTCGACCTGATCGTGGGTGACGTAAATCATCGTGCGGCCAAGGCGTTTATGCAGACGGGAGATCTCAATACGCATCTGCACGCGCAGCGCGGCATCAAGGTTGGAAAGGGGTTCATCAAGTAAGAAGACGCTGGGTTCAGCCACCAGCGTGCGACCAATCGCCACGCGCTGGCGCTGGCCGCCAGAGAGCGCTTTCGGTTTGCGTTCCAGCAAGTGCGCCAGTTGCAACACCTCCGCCACCTGAGTGACGCGCGATTTAATGATCTCTTTTTTCGCACCCGCTAACTTCAGGCCGAAAGACATGTTTTCCGCTACCGACAGGTGCGGATAAAGCGCGTAGGACTGAAATACCATCCCGACGCCACGTTCGGCGGGGGGAACATCATTCATGCGGGTATCACCGATAAACAACTCCCCGCTGGTAATGGTTTCCAGCCCGGCAATCATGCGCAGCAGCGTCGATTTACCACAGCCTGACGGGCCGACAAACACCACAAATTCACCTTCGTGAATGTCGAGATTGATCTCTTTAGAGACCACTACATCGCCCCAGGCTTTCGTTACGTTACGAAGCTGTACGCTCGCCATGCCCTTCTCCCTTCGTTACAACCTGTCACCAACAGAAACATTCAACGTGGGCTGACTATGGGGCATCGATACAGCGGGCGAATCCTCCACCCCTGCGGTTTTTTATGGGGGAGGAGGCGGGAGGATGAGAAGGTTTGCTCTGCACCCCATATCGCCAGGTGACAGGCATTTTCGTGATGGAACCTGCAAAAATCGGCTCTTTTTTATGTGCGCTGACACACATAACGAAAATCTATGTAACACAGATCACACAAATCGCCCCAGGGGCGTAGGGATAAGGAGGATGAGAAGTACTTGTCAAAAAAGGAGACTAATCCCGTCAGACCACCTTGCACGTATCCACGAGCACATCACCAAATAGGACGGGATATATGAAAATCAAAACAGGCGCACGCATCCTCGCATTGTCCGCACTGGCGACGATGATGTTCTCCGCCTCTGCCCTCGCCAAAATCGAAGAAGGTAAGCTGGTTATCTGGATCAATGGCGATAAAGGCTATAACGGCCTTGCCGAAGTGGGTAAGAAATTCGAGAAAGATACCGGCATTAAAGTGACGGTTGAACATCCGGACAAACTGGAAGAGAAATTCCCGCAGGTTGCTGCGACCGGCGATGGCCCGGACATTATCTTCTGGGCGCACGACCGCTTTGGCGGCTACGCGCAATCTGGCCTGCTGGCAGAAGTCACCCCGGACAAAGCTTTCCAGGACAAGCTGTTCCCCTTCACCTGGGATGCGGTGCGCTACAACGGCAAGTTAATCGCTTACCCGATTGCTGTCGAATCGCTGTCGCTGATTTATAACAAAGACCTCGTACCGAACCCGCCGAAAACCTGGGAAGAGATCCCGGCGCTGGATAAACAGCTGAAAGCGAAAGGTAAGAGCGCGCTGATGTTTAACCTGCAAGAACCGTACTTCACCTGGCCGCTGATTGCTGCCGATGGCGGTTACGCGTTCAAGTATGAAAACGGCAAATACGATGTGAAAGATGTCGGCGTTGACAATGCAGGCGCGAAAGCGGGCCTCAGCTTCCTCGTCAAGCTGATTAAAGATAAACACATGAATGCCGACACGGATTATTCCATCGCTGAAGCGGCGTTCAACAAAGGCGAAACCGCGCTGACCATCAATGGTCCGTGGGCATGGGCCAACATTGATAAGAGCAAGATCAATTACGGCGTCGCACCGCTGCCCACCTTCCACGGTAAGCCATCCAAACCGTTCGTTGGCGTGCTGAGCGCAGGCATTAACGCCGCCAGCCCGAACAAAGAGCTGGCGAAAGAGTTCCTGGAAAACTACCTGTTGACCGATGCCGGTCTGGCGGATGTTAACAAGGACAAACCGCTGGGCGCCGTAGCGCTGAAATCGTACCAGGATGAGTTAGCGAAAGATCCGCGCATTGCCGCCACTATGGCTAACGCAAAAACCGGTGAAATTATGCCGAACATCCCGCAGATGGCCGCCTTCTGGTATGCAACCCGCACCGCTGTTATCAATGCCGTGAGCGATCGTCAAACTGTGGATGCTGCACTGAAAGACGCGCAAGGCCGTATTACCAAGTAAAAATGTGAATGCCTTATCCCCGGAAAAGGATAAGGCAACCTGGACAGTTGTATACACGGCATGATTCACGCAGATCGCGGCGGCAAAGTTGTGTATCCCCAGCGCTTACCAACGTAAGTGGCTGGGGCACCCAACCCTGGCCAACAAAGAGACAGCGTGAAAAGTGCCGCGTAGAGAGGAAATCCCCATGGATGTTGTAAAGAAGCGCCATTGGTGGCAAAGCCCACAGCTTGCCTGGACCGTCATTACTCTGATCGGGCTGCTGGTGGCATACCTTGTCGTTATGATGTATGCCCAGGGGGAATACCTTTTCGCCATTACCACGCTCGTGCTCAGTTCGGCGGGCCTGTATATTTTCGCCAACCGTAAAACCTACGCCTGGCGCTATGTTTATCCGGGCATGGCCGGGATGGGGCTGTTCGTCCTGTTCCCACTGATCTGTACGATCGCCATCGCCTTTACCAACTACAGCAGTACCAACCAGTTAACGCAGGAACGCGCGCAGCAGGTGCTGCTCGATCGCTCCTTCCAGGCGGGAAAAGCCTACAATTTTGGTCTTTATCCGGAAGGGGATGAATGGCGGCTGGCGCTCACCGATGGCGACAGCGGCAAAAATTATCTCTCCGACGCCTTTAAACCTGGTGGTGAACAGCAACTGGCTCTGAAAGAGGTGCCAGCGCTGCCGACCGGTGAGCGCGCGAATTTGCGTGTCATTACGCAAAATCGCCAGGCGCTGAACCAGCTTACCGCCATCCTGCCGGACGAAAGCAAAGTGATTATGAGCTCGCTGCGCCAGTTTTCCGGCACGCGCCCGCTCTACCAGCTCGCGCAGGACGGTACGCTGACCAACAACCAGAGCGGCGCTAAATACCGGCCAAATAACCACATCGGTTTCTACCAGGCGGTTAATGCTGACGGTAGCTGGGGCAGCGAAAAACTCAGCCCTGGTTATACGGTGACCATCGGCTGGGATAACTTCACTCGCGTCTTTACCGATGAAGGTATCCAGAAACCGTTTATCGAGATCTTTATCTGGACGGTGATCTTCTCCGTGCTGACCGTCGTACTGACCGTCGCTGTCGGTATGGTGCTGGCCTGCGTCGTGCAGTGGGAGTCGCTGAAAGGCAAAGCGATTTACCGCGTGCTGCTGATTCTGCCTTACGCGGTGCCATCGTTTATCTCGATCCTGATCTTTAAAGGGCTGTTTAACCAGAGCTTCGGTGAGATCAACATGATGCTGAGCGCGCTGTTCGGCATTAAACCAGCCTGGTTCAGCGATCCGACCACCGCCCGCGCGATGATCGTGATCGTTAACACCTGGCTTGGCTATCCCTACATGATGATCCTTTGCATGGGTCTGCTGAAAGCGATCCCGGACGATCTGTATGAAGCCTCGGCAATGGATGGCGCCGGGCCGTTGCAGAACTTTTTCCGCATCACTTTCCCGCTGCTGATCAAGCCGCTGACGCCGCTGATGATCGCCAGCTTTGCCTTTAACTTTAACAACTTCGTGCTGATCCAGTTGTTGACCAACGGCGGGCCGGACCGCATCGGCACCACCACTCCGGCGGGTTATACCGACCTGCTGGTGAGCTACACCTACCGCATCGCCTTTGAAGGTGGCGGCGGTCAGGACTTTGGGCTTGCCGCCGCTATCGCCACGCTGATTTTCCTGCTGGTAGGCGCGCTGGCTATCGTCAACCTGAAAGCCACGCGCATGAAATTCGATTAAGGAGGACGATATGGCTATGGTGCAGGCAAAATCGCAGAAGCTGCGGCTGTTTATCACCCATGTGTTACTGCTGGTGTTTATTGCCGCCATCATGTTCCCGCTGCTGATGGTGGTCGCCATTTCGCTGCGTGAAGGTAACTTCGCTACCGGCAGCCTGATCCCGGATAACATCTCCTGGGAGCACTGGCGGCTGGCGCTCGGCTTTAGCGTCGAGCACGCCGACGGTCGCGTTACGCCGCCGCCGTTCCCAGTGCTGCTGTGGCTGTGGAACTCGGTGAAAATCGCCGCCATTACTGCCGTGGGCATTGTCGCGCTCTCCACTACCTGCGCATACGCGTTCGCCCGTATGCGTTTTCCCGGCAAAGCGACACTGCTAAAAGGGATGCTGATTTTCCAGATGTTCCCGGCGGTGTTGTCGCTGGTGGCGCTGTATGCGTTGTTTGATCGTCTGGGACAGTACGTGCCGTTTATCGGCCTGAATACGCACGGTGGAGTGATCTTTGCTTATCTTGGCGGGATTGCGCTGCATGTGTGGACGATCAAGGGCTATTTCGAAACTATCGACAGCTCGCTGGAAGAAGCCGCTGCGCTGGATGGCGCTACGCCGTGGCAGGCGTTTCGCCTGGTGCTGCTGCCGCTGTCGGTGCCGATCCTGGCGGTGGTGTTTATTCTGTCGTTTATCGCGGCCATCACCGAAGTTCCGGTGGCCTCGCTGCTGCTGCGCGATGTCAACAGCTACACGCTGGCGGTCGGCATGCAGCAATACCTCAACCCGCAAAACTATCTGTGGGGCGATTTTGCCGCTGCGGCGGTGCTCTCCGCCATTCCGATTACGCTGGTGTTCCTGCTGGCGCAGCGCTGGCTGGTCAACGGCCTGACCGCAGGCGGAGTAAAAGGTTAACTTTCATCGTTGTTATCACGCCCTAAGTATTTCGGGTTAGAGCAAGGCGGCGACTGCACGAATCCCCTGGAGCTTACTGAAGTAAGTGACTGGGGTGAGTAAAGGAAGCCAACACAGCTATCACCCGAAAGATGACAGGCGTTGCCACTGCACCCTCAACTTAACTTGTGAAGTCGTTGGCGGCCCAAAAGGCCGCCTTTTTTTATTCACGCTTTAGCCGTTTGGAGTTACATAACCACAGGGTGATCACCAGCAGCAGGATCGCCGCAGAGTAGATCAGCACATCCATCGGCGACTGATGATCGACGATGATCAACCGCACGATCGCGGTGATGCCGATATAGATAAAGTAGCGCAGCGGAAAATGGAAACCGGACTGAAAGTACTTCACAATCAGTGCGATAAATTCGAAGTAAAGGAAGTAGACCACCAGCCCTTCCACCAGCTCATACTTGCTGGTCTGTACCGGCGAAAACAGTACATCCGCCAGATGCAGCGTCTCTTTGCCCAGAAAAACAATCAGGATCAGCCCCAGGCTCAGCAGACCCAGGTTCAGCACGGTCTGCAAAATAGCAGAAACAAACTCAGCGCGTGGACGAGTTAGCGACGTCATAACAGCACCTCATTTTATGTGGGGAATTCCCTGTATAACGTAAAAATGTGATCTGGATCTACATTATTTACTTATCTTTTGTGACAGCACGTGGTCACATGTCTGGCTAGCCGTTTTTATGTAAGAGGAAAAAAGAGCATGCTTACCCTGCGTAAAGCATCCGTGGACGACGCGGCGTTAATCAGCGAAATGGGCGTTGCCAGCTACATGCACCACTTTGCTCATCTGTGGCGTGAGCAGAGCGAATTACAGGATTTTCTCCGGCAAGAGTATGCCGTGCCGGTGCTGCAACAGAGCTTACAGGATGAAAAAAGTTGCTGGTTCATCGCCAGCGATCCCTCGCCGGTTGGCTTTGCCAAAGTCTCCTGGCATCGCGCAGTCGATGACCATGGCCCTGTGGGAACGCTGCTGCATAAGCTCTATTTTCTGCCGGGAAAAACCGGCCGTGGCTACGGCGAAACGCTGCTGACGGAGATCGCGCGTATGGCGAAAAGCCGTGGCGAAACCGCGCTCTGGCTGGAGGTTCTCGATGCGAATCCCAACGCCCAGCGCTTTTATCTCCGCCAGGGATTCACGCACCTGAAAGAGACCTTGTTTAGTACCCCTTCTCAGCAAAGTACGCTGCATATTCTTTGTAAACCGCTCTAAAGGAGTCAGCATGCCTGTCGCTACCGTGCGCCAGTCCGCCATCCGCAACGTAACCTGCGGCGAAAACGTGGTGATTTATGAACCCGCCAATTTGTATGACTGCATTCTCGGCGACAATGTGTTTGTCGGCCCGTTTGTGGAAATACAGGGACATACGCGAATTGGCCAGGGGAGCAAAATTGAGTCGCACAGCTTCATCTGCGAATACGTGACTCTCGGCGAGCGCTGCTTTATCGGCCACGGCGTGATGTTCGCGAACGATATGTTCCGCGACGGCAAGCCCAATCCCGATCGCGAAAGCTGGGGGCGCATTGTGATTGGCAATGATGTTTCTGTCGGTAGCGGCGCCACGATCCTGGCCGTCACCATTTGCGATGGTTGCGTTATCGGCGCGGGCAGCGTGGTGACAAAATCATTGCATGAGAAAGGGGTTTATGCGGGAAATCCGGCGCGGTTGCTGCGGCGGCTGTGAGAAGCCCCCTCTCCGGCGGAGAGGGGGGTGGAGGGTTACTGGAAGTTGATCGTCTTATCGTTGGTCATATCATAAAGCTCAAACTTACGGCCCAGTTTCTGGCCGCCATCACGCGTCAACGGCGTCCAGCCAACGGCAGCGCGGCTGCGGGTCGGGCCGGTCGTGAACAGATCCAATGGAACAGAGATATACACCCCTTTGGTGAATTCCCCTTCCCCATACTGCGCCGCCGAAACGTTGGTCTTCGTGGCATACGCGCCAATGACCACGCCGCTATCAAAGTGTTTCGAGACATCCAGCGTAACGCCTTTATCCCCTGCCAGATACTGCCCGGCGCTCGCTTTAATCAGCACATTGTCGGCGAACCACGGCGTCCAGTACGCGGTGAAGTGGCCGGTTTTCACGCTGTAATCGGTGAACTTCATCATGTCCTGCGGGCTGCGCCAGTCGCGCTGTTTCACGTAGTTGCCATCAATACCGAACGCCCAGTGACTATCGACCGGACGCCACAGCAATTCAGCCCCCGCGCCGCCAAACATGGTTTCCAGATAACCGGCATACACCTGACCATAGAAATTATTCCCCAGGTAGTGCATGTAGTTCGCTTGCATGTTGTTGACGTAGTAGTCATTTTGCACATATTCACGCACGCGGGTACGCACGCGCGGTAATGCCGAATCGCTGGAGGTATAGCTGAATTTATCGTAGTTGTTAGCCACGTTGGCGAACAGGCTGCCAGTGGTCAGTAAATGATCGGTCCACCACCAGTCGGCGGTTGCCATCACGCCAACCTGGTACATGTAGAAGCTTTCCGGGCCGCCGAACGACTGGTTCAACACCGGATCGATATGGAAATCGAACGACGATTTATCGATATACCAGCCCTGCTCTGTGCTGTCCGGCACAATCGGCGTAACCCGTTTCTGCACCAGTTCTGTATCCTGCCCCAGCGGTTCCCCTTCCAGATGGCGCTTCAGGCTGGCGACATCCGTTTCAGTGGTGACGATCGGCATATTAAGGCTATTTTCCGTCACGCGAATCGTGCGAATGCCATCCGGCAAGTCATTCATGATGATACGGTTTGCCCGCTCAATCCCTTCCTGGGTGTTACGGTATTTCACCTGCTGACCGGTCACATAGAGCGTATCGCCTTTCACCTGGATCTGCGGGTCGGCAAAACCGGCGTTATATTTCAACAGAGTAAGCTGATTAGCCACCACCGCATGTTGCAGGATCGCGTCCTGCGGCTGCGGTTGATACTTCGGCCGCGGCGCATCGCTGTAAGCGGGACGTAAATCGTTGAAATTATTGCGCAGGGTAAAACCAAACATCCAGGTGTTGCCGCGCTCATAGCTCAGGTTGATGTCGGCCCAGTCGGTAATGCGGTAAATCGCGCCAACGTTCACTTTGCTGCGCTGCGGCAGTTTCCCGGCATAATCCTGCTGATAGTTGTTACCTTCATACTCCAGTTTTAAACGCAGCGGGTTCCAGGGGGTCTGATATTCAACCCCACCAAACAGAGCCGTCGGGCCGCGGAACATCTGGCTGGTATCGGTGGAGCCCGCCTGTTTGTAGCTGGTGTCGCGCGTACAGTATTTCTCGTCATAAGAGCAGAGCGGGTTTTTGATATTGCCGCTGGTGCCGAGATAGCCCCAGCCAATACCGAGGGAGAAATCGAACGGCCCCCAGGCTTTGTTGGCGACCAGATATTCGCCGTCAAACAGCCCTGTACCGCCGATATCCCGCGCGCCGAGGGAGACTTCCGGTAGCCAGTAGCCTTCCTGCCACAGGCGCAGTTTCACATCGAAGGCTTTATCTTTGTAGGTCTGATTGCCGGAGAAGGCTTCCACCGAGCTATATTTGCGTGTGCGCACGTCGGTATAACGTAGCGTCGTTTCCAGCCACGGGAAAAGCTGTATCGAGCCAGAATAGAAACGGTACTGATTGTTATCGCGGTAGTTAAAACTCAGTTCGCCTTCGCGCGACATGCGTGCGGTCGGTGTTTGC
The Kosakonia oryzae genome window above contains:
- the malG gene encoding maltose ABC transporter permease MalG — protein: MAMVQAKSQKLRLFITHVLLLVFIAAIMFPLLMVVAISLREGNFATGSLIPDNISWEHWRLALGFSVEHADGRVTPPPFPVLLWLWNSVKIAAITAVGIVALSTTCAYAFARMRFPGKATLLKGMLIFQMFPAVLSLVALYALFDRLGQYVPFIGLNTHGGVIFAYLGGIALHVWTIKGYFETIDSSLEEAAALDGATPWQAFRLVLLPLSVPILAVVFILSFIAAITEVPVASLLLRDVNSYTLAVGMQQYLNPQNYLWGDFAAAAVLSAIPITLVFLLAQRWLVNGLTAGGVKG
- a CDS encoding GNAT family N-acetyltransferase, which translates into the protein MLTLRKASVDDAALISEMGVASYMHHFAHLWREQSELQDFLRQEYAVPVLQQSLQDEKSCWFIASDPSPVGFAKVSWHRAVDDHGPVGTLLHKLYFLPGKTGRGYGETLLTEIARMAKSRGETALWLEVLDANPNAQRFYLRQGFTHLKETLFSTPSQQSTLHILCKPL
- the malF gene encoding maltose ABC transporter permease MalF, whose product is MDVVKKRHWWQSPQLAWTVITLIGLLVAYLVVMMYAQGEYLFAITTLVLSSAGLYIFANRKTYAWRYVYPGMAGMGLFVLFPLICTIAIAFTNYSSTNQLTQERAQQVLLDRSFQAGKAYNFGLYPEGDEWRLALTDGDSGKNYLSDAFKPGGEQQLALKEVPALPTGERANLRVITQNRQALNQLTAILPDESKVIMSSLRQFSGTRPLYQLAQDGTLTNNQSGAKYRPNNHIGFYQAVNADGSWGSEKLSPGYTVTIGWDNFTRVFTDEGIQKPFIEIFIWTVIFSVLTVVLTVAVGMVLACVVQWESLKGKAIYRVLLILPYAVPSFISILIFKGLFNQSFGEINMMLSALFGIKPAWFSDPTTARAMIVIVNTWLGYPYMMILCMGLLKAIPDDLYEASAMDGAGPLQNFFRITFPLLIKPLTPLMIASFAFNFNNFVLIQLLTNGGPDRIGTTTPAGYTDLLVSYTYRIAFEGGGGQDFGLAAAIATLIFLLVGALAIVNLKATRMKFD
- the psiE gene encoding phosphate-starvation-inducible protein PsiE, which translates into the protein MTSLTRPRAEFVSAILQTVLNLGLLSLGLILIVFLGKETLHLADVLFSPVQTSKYELVEGLVVYFLYFEFIALIVKYFQSGFHFPLRYFIYIGITAIVRLIIVDHQSPMDVLIYSAAILLLVITLWLCNSKRLKRE
- a CDS encoding YjbH domain-containing protein, with protein sequence MKKSFVISLLALGISAACHAESYPEPVGPSQSDFGGVGLLQTPTARMSREGELSFNYRDNNQYRFYSGSIQLFPWLETTLRYTDVRTRKYSSVEAFSGNQTYKDKAFDVKLRLWQEGYWLPEVSLGARDIGGTGLFDGEYLVANKAWGPFDFSLGIGWGYLGTSGNIKNPLCSYDEKYCTRDTSYKQAGSTDTSQMFRGPTALFGGVEYQTPWNPLRLKLEYEGNNYQQDYAGKLPQRSKVNVGAIYRITDWADINLSYERGNTWMFGFTLRNNFNDLRPAYSDAPRPKYQPQPQDAILQHAVVANQLTLLKYNAGFADPQIQVKGDTLYVTGQQVKYRNTQEGIERANRIIMNDLPDGIRTIRVTENSLNMPIVTTETDVASLKRHLEGEPLGQDTELVQKRVTPIVPDSTEQGWYIDKSSFDFHIDPVLNQSFGGPESFYMYQVGVMATADWWWTDHLLTTGSLFANVANNYDKFSYTSSDSALPRVRTRVREYVQNDYYVNNMQANYMHYLGNNFYGQVYAGYLETMFGGAGAELLWRPVDSHWAFGIDGNYVKQRDWRSPQDMMKFTDYSVKTGHFTAYWTPWFADNVLIKASAGQYLAGDKGVTLDVSKHFDSGVVIGAYATKTNVSAAQYGEGEFTKGVYISVPLDLFTTGPTRSRAAVGWTPLTRDGGQKLGRKFELYDMTNDKTINFQ
- a CDS encoding acyltransferase; the encoded protein is MPVATVRQSAIRNVTCGENVVIYEPANLYDCILGDNVFVGPFVEIQGHTRIGQGSKIESHSFICEYVTLGERCFIGHGVMFANDMFRDGKPNPDRESWGRIVIGNDVSVGSGATILAVTICDGCVIGAGSVVTKSLHEKGVYAGNPARLLRRL